The DNA region GGTGCAGGAGTGGAAATCATCCCAGTACCTGGGGAAGGAGCAAACACAGGGGACAAGCGCCAGGTCACTAGCTACACAAGAGAGCCCAACAACATACCAGCCCCACGCCTGATTCCCTCCCCCCGCACgctccccttccagccctgctcctgattCCGCCCCTCCCAGCAGCTTCAAATATGTGTAGCGATGACGGGTGCCTTGATGTTTGGGTGCCCAACCCCCCAGTTATGCAAATCGGGCCCCCTTCATGAAGTTTCCCCCTTTGGGCGCTGCAaaactgaggcacctaaaatcaACAGTGACACTTTGAAAACCTTGGCCCTTGTTTGCCTTCAGAATTGCAACCTTAGAAGCAGCAGCCCTGCGCACAAGCGGCTCTTTTTGCAGTGAGACTCTGCTCCTACTCCCAGTTAAAACCAGTGGGTGTGGGGCCGTTGAtctcaatgagagcaggatcaagCTTTCAGGCAACAGCTCTGTTTCAGGATTTCCTCCGGAGTGGCTGCGATCTCAGTTCCGCCCAGTCCCAACCACCCCCTAAGCAGGCGGCTTGCTTCCGTTCTGAACGGGCAAGGAGGCTACACCcggcttattttgtatttactCGCTAACGTTCTGTTTTAGGCTTTTGCAAGGAGTCAGAAATCGAAATCTCTGCCTTTGAAGGGAGAGCGGCTGGGGTCCAGCGCATAGCTCCATAAATCATAGGCGGGGGCAGGAGGTGCGCCTTTTGCATGCACAGAATAGATGGACATCTTCCAGGGGAGGAATAGCCACAAAAAGCAAAGGGGCCTATTATTAACCTTCCTTAACTGTCGGACTTTATTAAGGAGCATGTTTCTTAGCTAGAATGATTATGATGAGACTTATTTATTGCCTAGCATGATTATTGTTGGAGAGTGTTCTTTGTTTTTGATGCTGATGAACTGTATTATTGTGCGGTGAGCTTTGATTTTACTTTTCCAGAGCGATGGAATCGGCCAAAGTTTAAAGATCCTGAAGCAGTTACTTCAAAGAAAAGCACCGCGTTCATTGGTGATCCCACCTAGGAAAACCTTCCACCGACTCCAGAGGGCTTTAGATCGAGCCTTCGCTGCACAGAAAACCAGCCGCCTCTCTGCAGAATGCCGACTGGGTTTGGAGCAGGCGCCAGGTCAGTGATTCTGAAATGACAGGGAAAGTATGCCTTGAATTTCAGAATcctgacctgatccaaagccccacTGGAGACAAAGGTGATGTCTGTCCAGTGATTTAAGAGAGCCCATGATCCTTCTGTGTTTAGAATAAGAAATGACTCACTCGGAAAATTTTCCAGTATTCCTAAACTGCTTTCCCATTTTCTCACTCAAACCAAAATCAGATTTCGAGGCTAAATCTAAACTCCAAGCAGGATTGTCTCATTTCAGAGGAGACTGGCAGATCTCTGTGTAGTGGTCTCAGTTATGCAAAATCAGTGTGGCCTCTGTGACTGttctctggtttgtttgtttttttccaggcagGCGCTCTGTTTTCggttattttttaaagcagtccTGCAGACTCTAATTTATGAGCACTCTACACTGGTTGTAGACTCCAGTGTTTGctacatttgtaataaataatgagATACTGAGATGCCAAGAAGGCTGAGAGTGTGCCTCTCTTGCAGTATTTCTGCTATAATTGCATCTCCCAAAGGAAAATTAAATCTTCCCTCATCTTCTTTCAATGCACATACTGGCacagagaaagggggagagaaacctttACAGAAATCAGGCGCAGGCCGGTGGCACTGGACAAGAATCTAACTCCTGAACAGGACAAAGACTTCCCATTAGAACGCTAGGGCCCTTCTTTATGCATTTATTCTACATGCAGCACAGCAGGTACATTGCAGCTGGCCACTGCAGCCACGTACCGGCACTGTAGACGCTGCAGGTAGCAGCCTACTGTCGCTCAGAAATATATAGACAGAAAGAGAAGCCACAGGGGTTTCACAACAATTGTCTTTTGGGTTAacaagtcttgatttaaaaaatgtttccgtTTAATGTACATTGTTTTCTGACTCCTTTTTTTATGTTTCAGAAAAGACTTTACACTTCAATGACACCTCATTGGCTTCTAAATATGGCTATTTTGCCGGATATTTCAGGATTATGCAGGAAAACAGCAATTAGGGAAATTCTATAAAcggatttctttttttattaaattaaaatgcaaacgGTGCGTTTCTATCGTCAAAGAACCCTTTAATTGACATTGGCACTTTAGCTCTTATCCTCCTAGTCTCACCAACAACCTTCAGATGTCCCCTGAAAAGAGTCAGCAATGGGAGACAACGCTTTTTTAATGTGGGCGAAATAAATCAAGATTCACATTTCCTTATTCAATGGACCCCTACGCAGGCGCTAGTCTGGAGTCTAAGCAAATCTCTGCAAGGACTTCAACGGAAACTTGTGCTTAAGCACTACCTGCCCGGTTTGGCCTAGTGTTCCTTCCACAAGGACTGAAAGTTTGGCAGGGAAACCATCCCCATGTCTCAGCCTGCAGAGATCATTTCAGtgccagtccctcttcagggaccagtATTTCTTCTGCAAGACCAAATTATTATCCACACCTTATTAAGCAATCATGTGATTAACTCTAAAAATGAAACTAACTAGATCTGAATGATGGTGGAGAAATCACTCTCTCTAATACGGCAGCAAGGTGCCATTTATTATAGTTATTTCTCTGTCTATTCGATTGTGTTGTTGTCATCTTAATTTATTTGGTTTAATTccggggccagattctgatctctttaCTCGTGTTGCTTAGCGGCTGACTTAAAAAACAGTCTCACATTTCTAGAATAAGGACATCAGAACGCGACCCGCAAGAAATAAAGCATCAGGGGAGTCAACAAAGAATAAACGTGGCCCTAGGATTTCGCTGCTTAGGTGGTTTGCAGAAACGATCACGTTTTAGGCAATTCGTTCGCAACAAAAGCGATCTTTAAGAAGAGCCAGTACCAGCCAAATGTTGCCAACCCGGTGCTGGATTTCCGACCTTCATTTTTATCAGCACCGGCACCACCCATGTCAATGACTATTTGCATTGATAGCTAACGCTGGATGTCACACTTGGGGCTTTGAACAGATCAACTGGGAAGGGACCATCGGCGttacaaaaaaaatgcagagggcaagaaaaaggaaagagaagccaAAAGAGTCAGAGGGGAAACGAACGGAATGGCCCGGTTAGAGCGCAGGTTAAATCTTTCCTCGGAGTACAGTTTTGCTCTGATTGGTGCTTCAGACTGTAGGGAAAAAAGGACGGAGGTCAGGCCAACTCAGGGCAGggacaactgaaaacagggcAGCGCCTTGCAGCGCCATAAACCCCCTTTCTTTTTACGCAGAGAGGGACACGCACAGCAGCCATCAGAGCGGGATTTCCAGGCCGGCCAgtgatattttcttttcaaataaccACCCTGAATGTAACCCTGGCGATCCGGGACGAGGAATAACAACGAAAGAGGAAGACCTACGAGCAGATCGTTTGAAGATTTCTCTTGTCGTCCAGGTCCTGCGGGTAGTTGGCCATGTTATCGCCCAGCCTGAGCAAACAGTCCGAGAAGCCCCTAAAGACCGCATCGCACTTCCCCGCTGCTCTCACCGCTTGCACCAGGTACGCTGGGGAACAGATCAGCACCACATCAGCCCGGACAGATCCCAACACAGTAACACTGTACAGCACCCAACCCCCACATGTCTGTGAGCTACATTcaacccctccccagcctccccttcccccccccaccatacACGAGGGATCAAAGTCGTGATCGTGACAGGAAGATCTGCCATTCTTGTGCACCCACCAGGTTGCAAACCGCCTTGCTTCTTTCTCAGCGCACAAAGCCAGCTTTCCTGTTCGGGCACTTTCACCAGCAGACGGGATTAATTTTGAATGAGGGCAAGTGTGTTGAGAACAACAGGGTTAGAGTCAAAGGCATTCAGGAAGTGGGTTTGTGCCTTTGATTTGTGGGTGCGCGCGTCATTTCTTATTCCATCTCTCGCGTTTCCTTTGGATATTTGAATCTAGTTTACAGTAGCGTGGCCCACTACTGTCCGGGTTACCGTTAGGTTGTTTATTAAATGCAATTTTCAATTTAATTCTTTCCTTTCCCGGGAAGCGTTTTATTGTTATAACATTCTGCTTCCGAACGTTTATACACACACGGACATTCTTGTTAAGGGCACTTCATTATTTCAGTGTCAACTGGGTAAATAGCTGCGGAAAATGAAACCTCTCTGAGAGGAAAACATTCACAAAACACGCAAAGGGCTACGGCTCACATATATTTCTCCCTCCGATGGTGCAACAGCGTGGGGTGGGAACGAAAAGTGTGTGGGTTGCAGTCGCTAGTAAGATAAATGAACTCTTCCACAGTTAAAGTTTTTTTCCTGGTTATATGTCCCATGTTGCACCTTTCGGATTTTACTATTCACTGGCACACACTGAGACGCTCccactgtttgaaaaaaaaaccatgaaaatgCCCTCCTGTGTAATCCACCGATGGAGTGATTGCTAGAGTCACAGACtaggggtgagtgtgtgtgtgaaattactTCTCACCTATGTCGTAGTTTTGCAGCTAGATTGGTGCCAGAGAGACGCCTGTTGTTTATATGTCAGACTGCGTGTCTCTGGACATGTCCATAGCCAGATGGATCGACGTGGAGACACAAGAGCATCATTTACCTCACTTCACCTCAGCTCCTCTATGTACCACACTGCTTATAGGGCTAGAAGTTTCTGAAAATTGTCTAGCTAAAGCTGAGTCCATCAACGAGGCGCTCTGTCTCTAGCCACACACAAAACTGACCCCGCTGGGAAGAAGGTGCTCCCTCTCGATCTCTTCCCCTTGCAGTGAAATCCACACAGTGCTGAGGGATAGAGTGGATTTTCATGCAAGGCGAAGCCAGTCTGTCTGATAGATAAAATAATTCATGCTGTGCTTGTGAAATGATTCTCtgacctgctttcataacctATGTCAAACATTGCTAAGTACTTTGGTCAAAAAGAACAACGTGGAATGTTTAAAGTGTCTCAACAGGCAAATAGACCTATGTACAGGCAAATATACTtatgtaccccacgtctgcaAACCCCTGGAAAATATGCTGTATCACTGTGGTCTGATATGAGGTAAATAATAGTATATATATGTACTAACTGCTATGCCTCggggtgtcactcctctggcattagttGGGGAGGGCACCCATCCAGCTGGTCGTCTAATAAAGGTCTGTATAAAACTCAGtcttgttctctgtgcctccttggagtaattgactagctccaggGAGAaggagcccatttggctaacaagTCTTGCTGGGAAAATTTtttgtaaatatctttaaaatgatGTGAGctccaaaatccctcccagataCTAGCCTCTCTCTCCTGGTGCAGAGGGAAGTAGGGGGTGTCACTGTGgtttggtttctctctctctggctttctGCTTGCCTGCATGGTCAGGACTCACTCAATTGATTTGTCTGTTTGAAAAAACACCGCCACCAGATACAATTTCTGGCTGACTGGCTGGGATTCGCTAGCATACGGGCTATTTATCCCTATCAATCCCGCTGCAAATGAAAGGGAATTAGAGGCTTGTTGGTTTAATTGATCACTGGCTTGATCCTGAACAACAGAGCTCAGGGCTCTCAGCTGCTCTCCCTCCTCATGCAGTACATCTTAGCCGCCTACAGTAATCGGGTTAAGGGAGTTGCCATTTTCACATCCTGCTTTCAGAAGCCTGCCCCAAGCGCTGGGGGCACACACTTGGTTGGGAGCCTGGGATTGCAACCGTAAGAAACTCTACCCTAGAGATTTCCGTGGGGCGCGTGGCTGCTTATTTTTAAGGCGCTCAAATTATCAAGTAAACGGCTGGCTCCAAAAGACTCCTTTTCAACTCAGAAACCCCGTCACCCCTCCCCGTTTGATTCATCATTAACCTGATTTAGTAACCACACCCCTCACCACCGCCGCCCACCCGCACGTCAAAACAcgcggggaggggtggggggtggagacaTTGGCTACGGTACAAAATATGCAAACAAATAGCAGAGCCGAGAACAtcccgagagagagagaaaaagtccTATAAAAGCCATCGCGATTAATACTCAGGCAAGCGAAAGAGGAGGGCGAAAACGCCACTTCCCAGCGGAAAAATGCTACAAGTCActcttaaaaatacaaatgatCTGCCCCATGAATCGACTCCTCCCGGGCTCCAAGATGCGATGGCAACAATAATCATTCGTGAGTGCCATTGTCCTGCCTCCGGGCTCTGCAGGAGAGGCCTGCTCGCAGCACACGCGGGCGCGTGAGCGAAATGACGTACAGCTAATTGCAGTGTTAGCATGCTGGCGCTGTCCGCGGCTTGGGGGGCATCTGTGCTTTAAGAAACGAGGCAGGGTTTCTCTCGAGTTACACAGCAATGGGATTGCTCTTGAACTAGGTCGTTTGAAACAGAAAGGGGAAAGTGTAGCCCGTCTGCAACGCATAAGGACGAAAGGATCCATCCATCATTTATCCTTTTTTTTGGCATTCCTTAATTTTGCTGCTTATTCTCCACATTTAACACGCTCTTTAGCTCCGTCTACTCCGCGCATCATCTGTCTTTCTGTCTCACCTTCCTTCCAAGCTCCTGCaacccccgcttccctccctcaGCCACCTTTCTTGTCAAAATGTCAGTGGGTTCGGGGAGCTTCCAGCCATTCATAAGGACCAAGGCATTGGTGCAAAGATGGACACACATTTGTGGGGCATCAAACTAATGCGACAAACTTCCGTTTCATACGAACCCTTCAGTAATTCACCAGAAGAGGTAAATACACGTCTACACTGGATGTGGCATTTATTCTCTTTACAAAACAGAGGTGGCACCTCATTTCAAAGCAGTAATAAATTCTTCGgagtaaaataaaaccaaactgctCTCCGAAGAGACTATAAGATCCGAAAATTCATTCCTTTCCTCACTATCCCCAAAATATCTACACTTTAGTAATATTTGAGGTCTGCAGCACTGGTTTTAGCTGAACTTTCGAAAATCCTGCACGCTTTCGAACGATCTAGTGCACATAAAGTGCCAAAAACATGCAAAATTCACGGCGAATAAATGCCTCTCTTGATAAAATTTCCTATCCTCACATCTTCCTCaatctctaaataaataaataaatacattttgaaaaaagaGATGTCGTTTTTAAAAGGCCATGTGTCCTGAAAAAATGGTTTTGCAAAGCGTTCAGCATCCTTTGAAATTATTCTGATTGTTTGAAATAATGACATGAATTTTGAGGTTTGCAAATTCTAGCCACATTTTCCCGAGTTCAATGTTTCGTCTCAAGggtttccttcccccctcccgcaTCGATGCGAAATTTATTTTCATCGCGTTTTGCCTTTTCTCCACGGTCCCCCCGCCCCAATGCTGCAGAGATCGGCTAGCAAGGAAAGCGACAGAGCAAAATGATTTTTAAGCAGCAAATCTGAGCATTTTTATTATGACAGAATTCCTTTGCAGAAAATCTTTTCATGGGTTTCTCTTGTAATCTGTCAATGTATCGATAAAGgatatgttttaattattttctaaGCCAAGATCATTTTTGGATAATGCTAGGgaatttcttttgggttttttttggttattaGTTCCTTATGCAGAATGAAAGAAGTTGCTTTAACTTTAAAGCTGTTTTAATATTTGTAactgtgaaaatattttagtCGGAAACATTGAACAAAATTTAtctaataaacaaacaaacctagcAACAACAAAATTCCAAACAACAGCAAgaagaaatacacacacatatatatatatatacacacacatacacactcacacacacaaaccagggTGGAGGGAAACCTGCGCTATTTTAAGTAACTCCCAAAGAATAGGCATTTTGCACCTGTGCTTTAGTGTATACACAAAATTAATGCTCAGGCAATAagatttagattttgtttttgtttacttgCACCGCAGCTGGGAGAGCCCTAACATCCCAAAAGACAGCATTGCGACCCTTTGCATGTCCCTGGTTGCCTGCAAATAAACTTTCCAATTTGACCGCTCTCTAGCCATTTTGTTCCATTTCtcatctctctctgcccctctaGGGAAGAAATAAACGTCCTAGCATTGGAACCACTGAATTGTCGGTGGCATATATCTGGAAAGAAATATGCATGTAATCGTTcccggggaggagggaaggaaaaggaaagcaaCCTAACCATTAACGAGCATTTCGTCCGTCTGGTTTGCAATAAGGAAGAGCAAAGGTGCTTCAAGAGGAACAAGAATTCGTTCCCTTTCCCGACGAAAAGCTGTTCTTTCAGCACCTGGCATCCTGAATAAACAcgaaaatgccattaaaaagagcGGGCGAGGAGAGTGCACAGCCTGGTCCCTTCGCCACGAATCATGCCAATCATTTCAGGTTATGTAGACATCCCGTTTCTGCATGCATCAAATGGGGTTTGCTGCAGACAACCTGAGACACAATTTGGCGGTCCACTTACCTATCTGTACAGCAAGGATCAGAGAAATATATCTGCCGTTCAACTTAAGTCCCATCCTACATTTAGTAAAACCATTTGCGACTGCAGATCTTTAAATAGTTACTCTGGAAAACGTGGGGGAAAGCTGAAAAACAGGCATTGCCAACAAGTTCCCAGCAGCGGAGACCTTGCAGACGAGGGGGAgatggagaaagagggagaagggagagctGGGAATGGTTCACTCCATTAGCAGGGGGCGGAGGAAGTACAGCCTCACGCCCACCACCAGCCCTGACGTGGGGGAATGACACTGACGGATTCTTTTTTTTATGTGCACCTTGGAAGGAGAAACGCCATTTATAGGCATCCCAGGCTGGATTTAGCCCGCTCTCTGCCATTAATCGCCTCGAAATCTCCTCCCCCAGGTGAAATTCCCCCTGGCTGCTGGTGTGACCCCGCAGGACTTTAGGGGAGCCCTGGATTCTCCACGCGCCTGCAACAGCGCCGACAACAAACCAAAGCCCCCCAGAAGGAGCCGGCCCGCGAGGAACTCAACTCCTGCCATCTTTAGCAACACGTCCTCATGGCCAAACGCTGCAGCAAGCGCCTGACAAGCAGGGCAGCTGCTGTTAAGCCTGGCGTCTGCGTGTCTCTCCCCCGCGCTCTCCCCCACTAAACAGCTGCGTCCAGCCTCCCGCCTCACACTCTGTGTGTATGGCACGCACCGACCTCTAGCTGTGATCCTCGCGGGCTTGTCCTCACCCTGCAGGGCTGGCCGGCTCCTCAAGCGCAACAGGCGACAGTGTGGGGGCCAAAGCTGGGCCTTGAACAGGCTGCCAGCAGGCTGGCCTGGCTCTTTTGTGCTGAGCCTAAGCTAAGTCAGAACAAATAGCCCTGGTATAGAAACAGCCTCAAATCACTTGCAGTGCTCTGCCGAGGGCATTGCTTTTACTTAGAGCATTGCTGAGGAGTGGGCTGCAAAATTGCCCTAAGCAATTGCTCCCCCCTGCGTCTTTTTATTTTGGAATAATCTCTCCACATGATTTTAACGCGCTCTCCagccttctgggttttttttttttaccgtaTTATGAAATACCTGCCCCTTGTGCTTCCTGAATCGATGCCGCTGCATTGCTGCTTTGTTACATAATGGACGGGGCTGGAACTGGCAAATAGATTGGGAAAGGAGAAGTAGTTAGACCCCAACATTAAATCTGATCTCTGTCCAGGACAGTTGGGGCTTTCTGGGGATGCAGGCTGCTGGCACAAAGCGTCCAATATTTTTTTAGCTGGGAGGGGCATGGCGTGTGTTTCCTCTTTTTAGCCAAAAGATGCAAAAATAATACTTTCTAAGGCATGCAGATCCAGTGAGGGAGGTGTTTGCAAACAGCGAACCTGTCTATCCATCGATCCCTCTCTCCTGCGAAGCAACAGGAGCGGCTAGGGAGAGATCTAGCCATCGATTTGTTACCAAGTGAGGATATTCAAGGGGCCCAAAAGGCTGTGGGGAGGTTTGCAGGGCTCCAGGagacagaagggagggggaaaaagtggGAGTACATTCTGCTCTGGAagagtctctctccctccctgcgtGGGTGGGGATAGCACTGAAGAAACCCCCCTCCTCGCCTTCCCCCTCGCTGCAGCAGCGGGAGTGGGAGACTGGCTTTTGCTGGGTCTGTCCGGGTTGGCCCCTGCAGTGAGGAGTGGGCGGAGGATTCAGGagtctcccccatccctcccctatCACGTCACCTGGATGAGGATGGGAGGGGCTCCTGAGCTGGTTAATCTCTGCCACACTGCCTGCCTTGAATCCTGAGGGAGACCAGGTCCTGCCTGCTGGAtctgcctttttcttttctaCTGTGTGTATTAGGGCGGTGGCTGGGGCCTGAGGCAGATCAGAGCTAGGGGCTGCACAAACAGAAGTGGATGCTGCAGGTCCTGTTCTGACCAGCTCCTTATTCCGTCCTCGGGGGGCTGGGGCTTTCCTGTCAGGCAGAGGGTTGCCCCCGCCAGACAATAAGGGAGCTGTCCAGGCAAACCAGTGCCCTTGCAGTGCcaccctttcctccccatccccaccctctcctGGGGCCCTGTAGGCAGTGCTGCCCTCACCACCCCAGGTGTGAGGCTCAAGGTGTGAGGCCAAGGGAGAGGGCACATTTGGTGCGAATCTGTCAGCACCCCTGCCTAGGCAAGGGTTTGAGCTCTGGCTCAGCTTAGTAGAGCGTGCATATTGCTATCTTGGCTAACACACTGAGGACTGAACCCAGGAGCTGAAAACACCAAGCTCCACAGCTTGACCTAAAAAGCCCCTCTTTGGACTAGGCCCCAAATGGGGGGTGTATAACATACACCTGATCCTGGGGGATTACACAGGTATCTTCCCCTAAGGGAGAGGGGGACCTGCTGCCAGTGCTGGGGTAGGCTACATAGGTACCTGCCTAGGGCATTTAATTGTTAGATGATACTCCCACCTGGCCACCTTCCTACCAGCTGGGGCAGCTTCTCTAGGGGGagtgttttccttttaaatgtgacCCACTTACCCTCAGGTAGCAGTAGCCTTAGGGTGCCAAAACAGCTAGTGCTGGCTCTGGCTAATGCAAACTGAAAGCCTGTCTCTGCCGAGGGAGAAAACACAAGCAGCTCATGGAGATGTTCTGCTGCATTGCACCTTGTGTAGCCACACTGAACACAGTGACCCTAAGGGTTTCAATTGCTTGTAGTTACCAGCTCCCACCTAGCTTCTCCCCACCACAAAGTAGCCACTCAGGTGCTACACCACAAAATTACCAACCCCATGTCATGTCTTCTTACCACCCCTTCACtcaggggttctctgcttggtgtccccttctGGGTCCCTAGTTTTGGCCCTTTCACCCCCACACTCTTTCCCTTATTGCCTTTGTTGTCCCCCGAACGTGGTTCAGTTCTGGGTTCAGTAGCTCCTccctaggctgggggaggggcttttAGCAGTGGGCGAGCTTGTGCCAACCCACATCCTGGCATTCAAAAGGACCCCTCCACTCAGCTCCTCTTCCCACAGATTAGCCACTTCTTCACCACCATAATTACTACCCCTCAGTCAGATCCACCCACCACAAAATTACTGCTCCCAAAtcagctcctcccacccctgTTTCAGCAGCCAGTTGCAGGCTGGCTGATATACACAATGTGAGGGCTGCTGTTGATTTTGAAATCCCCCAGCTCCTAATGAGTAAATATAATTAAGTAGTTTTACTCTAGCAGCAGTGAGTGCTGCATAATGCAGTTCCTTATACCAGCAGTTCCCGAGAagcatcattttaaaaagaacagccCTTCACTTCCCCATGGCCTGAATGGAAGAGGACTAAGCAATATGCTTAAAAGTAAGTAAGAGGGTGGGAGGTATGACAGTTTACAAGGGTCTGAAGGTCACCTAGAAGGAAAAGGGATTATTTAGAGTTAAGTGAGTCAGAACAACTAGGAGCAATTACATGAAATCAAGAGTAAGATACAAAAACTCTTGATGTCGAGATCTATTAATTCAATAATACTAACATGCAATTAACCCATTGCATTTATACAACACCTTTTTATCCATAGACCTCAAACTGATTAACAGAGGTAGATAAGCAGCATTACCCCTACTTTCCAGATAGGGACACTGTAGGGTAAATTGTCTTTTGTCAGGTCCCAAAGTGATTTCATGGCAGAATTAAGGATAGAATCAGGTCTCTAGACTGCTGGGGAAAGCTGAAGTCCCTACATCACAGGTATACTTTCAAGATTTTACATAGTCTctcaagggaagtggtagaaacTCCCTCCAGTAGTGATATTTGAATCTAAACTGGATTTAAGGCAAAAAAGCTAATACAGTATCTGACATTCAAATGTTGTGGTAATGGCTGCTCTAGAAATACTGCCAATAGACAGAGGGTAGAATTCTGCCATTGTTCCTGCAACGATCAGTCAGGCAGGTCTTTTGTATCTTTGATTTAGTGCAATAGCAGCAAATAAAAGGGGATGGTTGGATGGATGGGCTGTAGGCTCATGGTGCTTGAATGGAAACTGTTGTACATAATGGTCAGCCTGCAGCTGAGCTGCTTGTATTTTGGTCAGTGTGTAAAAGCACCCTTGGAAAAGCACCGGGATTGAAGGGAAGTGACAAGTTCAAGAGTACAAGGACTGAgagagctgcagcaggaggaatTTTCATTTTCACTCCCATGCCATACTGACAAAGGTTTGTggttgttgggttgttttttttttatatcgtACTTGAATCTCCTACTTTTTCCTAAGGGTAAACAAGGTCTAGATGCTGGTTAGGGCTTAGCTAGTATGAAGTGTCTTGTCTTGAACTTACTTTTGACCATAACACATGTAAAACTTGCTTTGAAAATGACTATATGACAATTTCCAACATGCAAATCAAACAGATTGTAGAGTTctgatttgtttaaaatttcagATCCATGTTTAACAGTTCAGAGCTATCTGCACCTCTGTCAAAAATCTCTTGAGAGCAGGCTTTTCTGTGAGATATCTGACATTTCTGTTTCTGGAACACAAGAGCAGTGGGTTTCGTGTGTTCCAGCTAGAAATTATCCTAAACCAAACCACCTCTGGATAGCCTtgaattttggggaagttcagttGTATCTGAATATTCTGTTTGCACTCTATCATTATAATGGACCAAACTGCAGCTCCAGACCCTTCCAAATATAGATTCAGATCTGAACTTCATGGCTCAGGCCATTTCTAATTCCAGTGCTTCCAGTTCTGGTTGGAACCTGGAAGTGTGAGGCcatgtgaacattttaaaaaaaaagcacaatcaAACAGTGAAGACTTCTGACTTTCAGATTCTAAAAATGGTCAAAGATCGAAGCAAGGGTATTCTGATTGTATTCAGTCCAGATCTTTCATCTGGCAttaggggtagcaagcagagcaattgcccagggcccacACCACAGGGGCCCTGCAAAACTAAgttgcttgggcttcagcttcagccccaggtggcagagctcagacttcagctttttgccctgggtcccagtgagtctaatgctggccctgctctctggtttattgtGATGGACCCCCTCAAACCtgcttgtgccccccccccaggggacTCCGGACCCCTGGTTGTGACTGAA from Chelonoidis abingdonii isolate Lonesome George chromosome 2, CheloAbing_2.0, whole genome shotgun sequence includes:
- the NRN1 gene encoding neuritin — encoded protein: MGLKLNGRYISLILAVQIAYLVQAVRAAGKCDAVFRGFSDCLLRLGDNMANYPQDLDDKRNLQTICSYWDDFHSCTLTALTDCQEGATDLWEKLKRESKNLDFQGSLFELCGGSNGSAPSLLLPAFPLLLLALSAALATWFSL